The Caldicellulosiruptor changbaiensis genome has a segment encoding these proteins:
- the murJ gene encoding murein biosynthesis integral membrane protein MurJ — protein sequence MSDNTKRITKATFLVIMATILSKLFGFFREVVLGAFYGTSYKLDSLIAAQLLPGVFFASILASFSTTFIPIYNEIVVKEGRQRANRFVNKALFLIVASALFIAIIGFIFSPFIVDIIFKGFDLPKKQLTSQLMRITFFYIIFLGANYIFQGFLQSNENFVIPVLVGLPFNAIIILSAFLKDLFDIYAVAIAFVLGYLSMVIFQIPFAKKKGFKWELNFNINDEYLQKMFKLVLPVFIGSSVMSLNSFVDRYLASYLQEGSISALNYADKLNGLVYGIFSASISAVIYPYLSRFFSSSQQEEFKKYLILSINSLILIMIPITFGVFILSNEIVQVVYERGAFNKKSTYLTSGALMFFSLGYLGYAVRDILSRTFYSIQDTLTPMKNGIFAVAVNIILNVILVKFLQHRGLALGTSIVAYVSVFLLLKSLIKRIGKIDLKNSLIVLLKAIFASVCMLIAIILAKRFVYITTPHLFLTRTINLAIQIFCGVISYSIVIYLLKVNEVKWLFENSKLVLSKFRDLVAK from the coding sequence ATGTCTGACAATACAAAAAGGATTACAAAAGCGACCTTTTTGGTGATAATGGCAACAATATTGTCAAAGTTATTTGGATTTTTTCGTGAGGTTGTATTAGGGGCGTTTTACGGAACAAGCTATAAATTGGATTCACTAATTGCTGCCCAGCTGTTGCCGGGCGTTTTTTTTGCAAGTATATTGGCCTCGTTTTCAACAACATTTATACCAATTTACAATGAAATAGTAGTAAAAGAAGGAAGACAAAGAGCAAATAGGTTTGTAAATAAAGCCCTTTTTTTAATTGTTGCTTCTGCTCTTTTTATTGCAATTATTGGCTTTATTTTTTCACCTTTTATAGTTGACATAATATTTAAGGGTTTTGATTTGCCAAAAAAGCAGCTTACTTCACAGCTTATGAGGATTACTTTCTTTTATATAATCTTTTTAGGAGCTAATTATATATTCCAAGGTTTTCTACAATCAAATGAAAATTTTGTTATTCCAGTATTGGTGGGACTTCCTTTTAATGCAATAATCATTCTTTCTGCTTTCCTCAAAGATTTGTTCGATATATACGCTGTTGCAATTGCCTTTGTTTTAGGATATCTTTCAATGGTGATATTTCAAATACCATTTGCCAAGAAAAAAGGCTTTAAATGGGAACTTAATTTTAATATAAACGATGAATATCTACAAAAAATGTTTAAACTTGTCTTGCCAGTTTTTATTGGTTCATCTGTGATGTCATTAAACTCTTTTGTGGATAGGTATTTAGCTTCATATTTGCAAGAAGGAAGTATTTCAGCATTAAACTATGCTGATAAACTCAACGGCTTAGTTTATGGCATCTTTAGTGCTTCAATTTCAGCAGTTATTTACCCTTATCTCTCACGGTTTTTTTCAAGTAGCCAACAAGAAGAGTTTAAAAAGTATTTGATACTCTCAATTAACTCTCTAATTTTGATAATGATTCCGATTACATTCGGAGTTTTTATTCTTAGCAATGAAATAGTCCAAGTTGTCTACGAAAGAGGAGCGTTTAATAAAAAGTCTACATATCTTACAAGTGGTGCACTCATGTTTTTCTCCTTAGGATATTTAGGGTATGCAGTAAGAGATATACTTAGCAGGACATTTTATTCAATCCAAGATACGTTGACACCTATGAAAAACGGGATATTTGCTGTTGCTGTTAACATTATTTTAAATGTAATTCTTGTTAAATTTTTACAGCACAGAGGTTTAGCTCTTGGGACAAGTATTGTGGCATATGTCTCGGTATTTTTACTTTTAAAGAGCTTAATTAAGAGAATAGGGAAAATAGATTTAAAAAATTCGTTAATTGTCCTTTTAAAAGCAATTTTTGCATCAGTGTGTATGTTAATAGCTATTATTCTTGCAAAGAGATTTGTGTATATAACAACACCTCATTTGTTTTTAACACGAACAATAAATTTAGCGATCCAGATATTTTGTGGAGTAATTTCATATTCAATTGTGATTTATCTTTTAAAGGTCAATGAAGTCAAGTGGCTCTTTGAAAACTCAAAGCTTGTGTTAAGCAAATTCAGAGATTTAGTTGCAAAATAA
- a CDS encoding GNAT family N-acetyltransferase produces MIIRKATISDIPQILSIYNYEVLNSSSTFDTRPKSTEDFLKFFDLHSFKYPIYVVEDSSKLIIGYGCLSPFSDKEGYSITVEDSIYIHHLHRGKGIGKMLLKFLIEKGRENGFKNIIAKICTENQPSLNLHKSLGFVEVGKLYNVGYKFGRYLDVVILQLNL; encoded by the coding sequence ATGATTATCAGGAAGGCTACAATCTCTGACATACCACAAATTTTATCAATTTATAACTACGAAGTTTTAAACTCATCCTCAACATTTGATACTCGGCCAAAATCTACCGAGGACTTTTTAAAATTCTTTGACCTACACAGTTTTAAATACCCAATTTATGTAGTTGAAGATAGTTCAAAATTAATAATTGGTTATGGTTGTCTATCACCTTTTTCTGATAAAGAGGGATATTCTATTACTGTAGAAGATTCTATATATATCCACCATCTTCACAGAGGAAAAGGTATTGGCAAAATGCTTTTAAAATTTTTGATTGAAAAGGGAAGAGAAAATGGATTTAAAAATATCATTGCCAAAATCTGTACTGAAAATCAACCAAGTCTTAACTTGCACAAATCCTTAGGATTTGTTGAGGTTGGGAAACTATATAATGTAGGTTATAAATTTGGCAGATATTTAGATGTTGTTATTTTGCAACTAAATCTCTGA
- the nth gene encoding endonuclease III: MTKTQKAIYVIKKLLEIYPEPKCTLDYDKPYELLIATILAAQSTDERVNKITPKLFKKYPTLEHFANANLEELERDIKPVGFYKNKAKSIKETAKILIEKYNGVLPDSIEALTKLKGVGRKTANVIMANIFGVPSIIVDTHCMRLSNRIGFVKSKDPDKIEFELREIVPFDMYTIFSNLMVYHGRATCKARKPKCSECIINNVCDFYKRLSNDIILNV, translated from the coding sequence ATTACAAAAACACAAAAGGCAATATACGTAATAAAAAAACTTTTAGAGATTTATCCAGAACCAAAGTGTACCTTAGATTATGATAAACCATATGAGCTTTTAATAGCAACAATTTTAGCAGCCCAGAGTACTGATGAACGTGTAAATAAGATAACGCCTAAGCTTTTCAAAAAGTATCCTACGCTTGAACACTTTGCAAATGCTAATTTAGAAGAATTGGAAAGAGATATAAAACCTGTTGGGTTTTATAAAAACAAAGCAAAGAGTATAAAAGAAACAGCAAAGATTCTCATCGAAAAGTACAATGGCGTTTTGCCAGATAGCATTGAAGCGTTAACAAAGCTGAAAGGTGTGGGAAGAAAAACAGCAAATGTCATAATGGCAAACATCTTTGGAGTACCTTCCATAATAGTTGACACACATTGTATGAGACTTTCAAACAGAATTGGTTTTGTGAAAAGCAAAGACCCTGATAAGATAGAGTTTGAACTGAGAGAAATAGTTCCTTTTGACATGTACACTATATTTAGCAATCTCATGGTTTATCATGGAAGGGCTACATGCAAAGCAAGAAAACCCAAGTGCAGTGAATGCATTATAAACAATGTATGCGACTTTTACAAGAGGTTGTCTAATGACATAATTCTAAATGTTTGA
- a CDS encoding acyl-CoA dehydratase activase-related protein — MKIGIPNSFCYMGMEKFLANFLSKISDESEVIFSGPTTNEMVEFGVQNSIEEICMPAKAFIGHVEYLAKYQKVDAILLPRLTSLRYRTYSCPKIIGIPDLVKTHYANMRIISPELNLRNGMSYVNDFLVELGKHFTNDKRRLKKIVEGFTNSELLEYFPPIVKDKKNILVLGHSYVIFDNNLNKGILQIIKDSGYNPIYPLYHHISDKDITLELPKPFFWSTAQNIYEYFYWAQKNLKLDGVVYLMTFGCGIDSILEEVIRRSCKILNLPYLCITLDEHSANVGIQTRIEAFIDMIGWRRENEDYISTHG; from the coding sequence ATGAAAATAGGAATTCCAAATAGCTTTTGTTATATGGGAATGGAAAAATTTTTGGCTAATTTTCTCTCAAAAATATCTGATGAGTCAGAAGTAATCTTCTCTGGGCCTACAACAAACGAGATGGTAGAGTTTGGAGTACAAAATAGTATAGAAGAGATTTGTATGCCCGCAAAGGCATTCATTGGTCACGTTGAATACTTAGCAAAATACCAAAAAGTTGATGCTATTTTACTGCCAAGGCTGACCTCATTGAGGTATAGAACATATTCATGTCCGAAAATTATTGGAATTCCTGACTTAGTAAAAACACATTATGCTAACATGAGGATAATCTCACCAGAGCTAAACTTAAGAAATGGGATGTCTTATGTAAATGATTTTTTAGTAGAACTGGGCAAACATTTTACAAATGATAAAAGACGATTGAAAAAGATTGTAGAAGGCTTTACTAATAGTGAACTTTTAGAATATTTTCCGCCAATTGTAAAAGACAAAAAGAATATTTTAGTCTTAGGGCACAGTTATGTCATCTTTGACAATAATCTCAACAAAGGAATTCTGCAAATTATAAAGGATAGTGGCTATAATCCAATCTATCCTTTATACCACCACATTTCAGACAAAGACATTACACTTGAGTTACCAAAACCTTTCTTTTGGTCAACTGCTCAAAACATTTATGAATATTTTTATTGGGCTCAGAAAAATTTAAAACTTGACGGTGTTGTATATCTTATGACATTTGGCTGTGGAATAGATTCCATTTTAGAAGAGGTAATTAGGAGAAGTTGCAAGATATTGAATTTGCCTTATCTTTGTATTACTTTAGATGAACATTCTGCCAACGTCGGAATTCAGACAAGAATAGAAGCTTTTATTGACATGATTGGATGGAGGAGAGAGAATGAAGATTACATTTCCACACATGGGTAA
- a CDS encoding acyl-CoA dehydratase activase-related protein, translated as MKITFPHMGNLYMIAKPLFEELGFEVIVPPPNNRKTLEIGKNYSPEFICMPFKLNIGNFVQAIEMGADTIVMFGGCGPCRFGYYGALQKEILKDAGFDVQMIVIEPLHYGIENFLSEAGKVFAKKNLIGILPKIYSLAKMIDRIEKRVHFLRPREMVKGNVDRIYNRFRIEALKTKGIEQMKKLTEATTVLLDNVYVVDENVKKIGIVGEIYTIIDDFANLNIEKIIGDMGYEVERNLYISYWIDNHLIYPLLRKKDLVVKRYSKDIMENLIGGHARETIAYAKWFESKYFAGIVHVFPLTCMPEIVAKSVLADLRNELRVPLLHIVVDEMESDVGLKTRLEAFLDLIESRSEKSGQAKLLSWN; from the coding sequence ATGAAGATTACATTTCCACACATGGGTAATCTCTATATGATTGCAAAACCACTTTTTGAAGAGCTTGGATTTGAAGTCATTGTCCCGCCACCGAATAACAGAAAGACTTTGGAGATTGGGAAAAACTACTCACCTGAATTTATATGTATGCCATTTAAGCTCAACATAGGAAACTTTGTTCAGGCAATTGAAATGGGTGCTGATACAATTGTGATGTTTGGTGGATGTGGTCCGTGCAGGTTTGGATACTATGGTGCACTTCAAAAGGAGATTTTAAAAGACGCTGGATTTGACGTTCAGATGATTGTAATTGAACCACTTCATTATGGAATTGAAAATTTTTTATCTGAAGCAGGGAAGGTCTTTGCCAAGAAAAACTTAATTGGTATTTTGCCTAAAATCTATAGTTTGGCAAAGATGATTGACAGGATTGAAAAAAGAGTGCATTTTCTAAGACCTAGGGAAATGGTAAAAGGAAATGTTGATAGGATATATAATCGATTTAGAATTGAGGCTTTGAAAACAAAAGGTATTGAACAGATGAAAAAGTTAACAGAAGCAACTACTGTACTTTTAGATAATGTGTATGTAGTAGATGAGAATGTAAAAAAGATTGGAATTGTAGGAGAGATATATACTATTATAGATGACTTTGCAAATCTCAATATTGAAAAGATAATAGGAGACATGGGATATGAGGTGGAGAGAAATTTATATATTTCATACTGGATCGACAATCATTTGATATATCCATTGCTAAGAAAAAAAGACCTAGTTGTAAAAAGATATTCAAAAGACATAATGGAGAATCTGATTGGTGGTCATGCAAGAGAGACAATTGCCTACGCGAAATGGTTTGAAAGTAAGTATTTTGCCGGTATTGTTCATGTCTTTCCTCTCACATGTATGCCAGAGATAGTAGCAAAGTCTGTATTGGCCGATCTCAGAAATGAACTTAGAGTGCCTCTATTGCACATTGTTGTAGATGAAATGGAAAGTGATGTGGGGCTAAAAACGCGTTTAGAGGCCTTTTTAGATTTAATCGAGTCAAGGAGTGAAAAAAGTGGACAAGCTAAACTGCTTTCTTGGAATTGA
- a CDS encoding acyl-CoA dehydratase activase, which translates to MDKLNCFLGIDIGSVSTNVVLLDENNNIVESIYVRTEGRPIEVLQKVLAQLYQKYEERLKISGVGATGSGRNLAAIMVGADTVKNEITAHAKAAIHFIPNVRTVIEIGGQDSKIILIKNEIVVDFAMNTICAAGTGSFLDRQAERLNIPIERLGEIAIKSKNPVRIAGRCAVFAESDMIHKQQLGHLSEDILFGLCLALARNYISNVAKGKTIEEPIIFQGGVAANIAMKKAFEQVLQKEIVVPQYFNVMGAIGIALLAKEKTKGLISNFKGFDCINNSKFETRGFECKECSNNCEVVEFYNNNNLVATWGDRCQRYSSSKNHHVEKSKNL; encoded by the coding sequence GTGGACAAGCTAAACTGCTTTCTTGGAATTGATATAGGCTCTGTTAGTACAAACGTGGTATTGCTTGACGAGAATAACAACATTGTAGAAAGTATATATGTAAGAACAGAGGGCAGACCAATTGAAGTTTTGCAAAAAGTGCTTGCACAGCTTTATCAGAAGTATGAGGAGAGGTTAAAAATCTCAGGAGTTGGGGCAACAGGATCTGGTCGTAATCTTGCTGCAATAATGGTTGGAGCAGATACTGTAAAAAATGAGATTACAGCACATGCAAAGGCAGCAATTCATTTTATTCCAAATGTGAGAACAGTAATTGAGATAGGTGGACAGGACTCAAAGATAATTTTGATAAAAAACGAAATTGTAGTTGACTTTGCAATGAACACTATCTGTGCTGCAGGGACAGGTTCATTTTTGGACAGGCAAGCAGAGAGGCTAAACATTCCTATAGAAAGGCTTGGAGAGATAGCAATAAAATCTAAAAATCCTGTGAGGATTGCGGGAAGGTGTGCTGTGTTTGCAGAATCTGACATGATTCACAAACAACAGCTTGGACATCTTTCCGAAGATATCCTTTTTGGACTTTGTTTAGCGCTTGCAAGAAATTATATCTCAAACGTTGCAAAAGGTAAGACAATTGAAGAGCCTATTATATTTCAAGGTGGAGTTGCTGCAAACATCGCAATGAAAAAGGCGTTTGAACAGGTTTTGCAAAAAGAGATTGTTGTTCCTCAGTATTTTAATGTCATGGGAGCAATAGGTATAGCCCTTTTAGCAAAAGAGAAGACAAAGGGGCTTATAAGTAACTTTAAAGGGTTTGATTGTATCAACAACAGCAAGTTTGAAACAAGGGGATTTGAATGCAAAGAGTGTTCTAATAACTGTGAAGTAGTAGAATTTTACAACAATAATAACTTAGTTGCTACGTGGGGTGACAGGTGTCAGAGATACTCAAGTAGCAAAAATCACCATGTTGAAAAGTCGAAGAATCTGTGA
- a CDS encoding tRNA threonylcarbamoyladenosine dehydratase has translation MMLIGEDGLKKLSNVNIAVCGLGGVGSFAFEALVRCGIQNFVILDKDKVSVSNLNRQLIATISNIGKSKVDIAYERALDINPFVNVVKVPKEINPENVEELLGNTKIDYIVDAIDDVSAKIALIKFAISREIKIISSMGMGNRLNPSLLRISDIYSTKNCPLAKKIRSILRKEGIKKLKVVYSEEKPLKPDYKFLKEKTQKAHVPGSISFVPPVAGFLMAYEVVKDLLGW, from the coding sequence ATGATGCTAATAGGGGAGGATGGACTTAAGAAATTGTCAAACGTAAACATTGCTGTATGTGGTCTTGGTGGAGTTGGAAGCTTTGCTTTTGAAGCACTTGTAAGATGCGGAATACAAAATTTTGTGATACTCGACAAGGATAAGGTTTCAGTTTCAAATTTAAATAGACAATTAATAGCTACTATATCAAATATAGGTAAATCAAAGGTTGATATTGCATATGAAAGAGCTTTAGATATAAATCCTTTTGTAAATGTGGTGAAGGTTCCGAAAGAAATTAATCCAGAAAATGTTGAAGAGTTACTTGGCAATACAAAGATAGATTACATAGTTGATGCAATTGATGATGTCTCTGCAAAGATTGCATTAATTAAATTTGCAATTTCAAGAGAGATAAAAATTATCAGTAGTATGGGCATGGGGAATAGGTTAAATCCATCTTTACTGAGAATTTCTGATATCTACTCTACAAAAAACTGTCCACTTGCTAAAAAGATAAGAAGTATACTGAGAAAGGAAGGAATAAAAAAACTAAAAGTGGTCTACTCCGAAGAAAAACCTCTCAAGCCTGATTACAAGTTTTTAAAGGAAAAAACGCAAAAGGCTCATGTGCCAGGCAGTATTTCATTTGTTCCACCTGTTGCCGGATTTTTAATGGCTTATGAGGTTGTGAAAGATCTACTTGGGTGGTAA
- a CDS encoding DivIVA domain-containing protein, whose product MSTYKFARAFRGFKPSSVIEYLNNLEKTYEKEIKEKQETIVELQRENEELKKKLSKLEEEFSKLSEQKIKIAELLIIAQEKAESIVSKAIEEGENKKKALLEEIEEHEKTLQGLKEEIKRIKSELQSVISKFENETGNKGEEEESSD is encoded by the coding sequence ATGAGTACCTACAAATTTGCAAGAGCGTTTAGAGGATTCAAGCCAAGCTCTGTAATTGAATATCTCAATAACCTTGAGAAAACATACGAAAAGGAAATAAAAGAAAAACAAGAGACAATTGTAGAACTTCAAAGAGAAAATGAGGAATTGAAAAAGAAGCTTAGCAAGCTTGAAGAGGAGTTTTCAAAATTAAGTGAACAAAAGATTAAAATTGCAGAGCTACTGATTATTGCCCAGGAAAAGGCAGAGAGTATTGTTTCAAAGGCTATAGAAGAAGGAGAAAATAAAAAGAAAGCGTTGCTTGAGGAGATTGAAGAGCATGAAAAGACATTGCAAGGTTTAAAAGAAGAAATAAAAAGGATAAAGAGCGAGCTTCAGTCTGTGATAAGCAAGTTTGAAAATGAAACAGGAAATAAAGGCGAAGAAGAGGAGAGTTCAGATTGA
- a CDS encoding polysaccharide deacetylase family protein: MIKVINISRIVRVSFYFILIVFLASCIYIYSEVAIEVINQKKLLPIYCVARNDNKIAITFDAAWGNDDTKDLLKILKQYKAKATFFLVGFWVERYPNDVLEICKEGHEIGSHSDKHLHMSKLSETAIVEDIKSCEEKISKLIGKRPVVFRAPYGDYNNTLIETLTSLGYYVIQWDVDSLDWKDLPEDDIAQRVLRRVKSGSIILFHNNAKNTKYALPKILGELSKRGYQFVTVSELIYKNNYYIDHQGIQRKLENTVK; this comes from the coding sequence ATGATAAAGGTCATTAATATCTCAAGGATTGTGAGAGTGTCATTTTATTTTATCCTTATAGTGTTTCTTGCAAGTTGTATTTACATCTATTCAGAAGTTGCAATAGAAGTTATAAACCAGAAAAAACTTCTTCCCATCTATTGTGTTGCAAGAAATGATAATAAAATTGCAATTACATTTGATGCTGCTTGGGGTAATGATGATACAAAAGATCTTCTCAAGATTTTAAAACAGTATAAAGCAAAAGCTACGTTTTTCTTGGTAGGTTTTTGGGTGGAGAGATATCCGAACGATGTACTTGAGATTTGCAAAGAGGGACATGAGATTGGAAGTCACTCTGACAAACATTTACACATGTCTAAACTATCAGAAACAGCTATTGTAGAAGACATAAAAAGTTGTGAAGAAAAGATTTCAAAGCTAATTGGCAAAAGACCAGTTGTATTTAGAGCTCCCTATGGCGATTATAACAATACTCTAATCGAAACCCTCACTTCCTTAGGCTATTATGTAATCCAATGGGATGTTGATTCACTTGATTGGAAAGACTTGCCTGAAGATGATATAGCACAAAGAGTATTAAGGAGAGTAAAGAGTGGATCAATAATTTTATTTCACAATAACGCAAAGAACACAAAGTATGCACTTCCAAAGATATTAGGTGAGCTTTCAAAAAGAGGATACCAGTTTGTAACAGTTTCTGAATTAATATACAAAAATAACTATTATATTGATCACCAAGGTATACAAAGAAAGTTAGAAAATACAGTTAAATAA
- a CDS encoding single-stranded DNA-binding protein produces the protein MPQNPLDNNRVYLCGKVATPLNFSHESFGEKFFTFKLEVPRLSQQKDVLLVTISERLLINVNLDEGSLIEVIGQFRSYNNPSNVGNRLILTIFARDIKNVETIDPTRNINEIFLNGYVCKKPQYRTTPLGREITDILLAVNRLYGKSDYIPCIAWGRNAKYASTFQIGDNIKVWGRVQSRDYQKRLETGEVETRTAYEVSIFKLEKVENEQQKS, from the coding sequence ATGCCTCAAAATCCTTTAGATAATAATAGAGTTTACTTATGTGGCAAGGTAGCAACTCCACTTAATTTTAGCCATGAGAGTTTTGGTGAGAAATTTTTCACATTTAAGCTTGAAGTACCAAGGCTTTCTCAGCAAAAGGATGTATTGCTTGTTACAATTTCAGAGAGACTTTTGATTAACGTGAACCTTGATGAAGGAAGCCTTATAGAAGTAATTGGCCAGTTTAGATCTTATAATAATCCTTCAAATGTTGGTAATAGGCTTATTCTCACTATTTTTGCAAGAGATATAAAAAATGTAGAGACCATTGACCCAACCAGAAATATAAATGAGATATTCCTAAATGGGTATGTATGTAAAAAACCTCAATATAGAACAACTCCATTGGGCAGAGAGATAACTGACATATTACTGGCTGTAAACAGGCTTTATGGCAAATCAGATTATATTCCCTGTATTGCGTGGGGTAGAAATGCAAAATATGCAAGTACCTTCCAAATAGGTGATAATATAAAAGTATGGGGAAGAGTCCAGAGTAGAGATTATCAGAAAAGATTAGAAACTGGCGAAGTTGAGACAAGAACTGCCTATGAAGTCTCTATATTCAAGCTCGAAAAGGTAGAAAATGAGCAGCAAAAAAGCTAA
- the pgsA gene encoding CDP-diacylglycerol--glycerol-3-phosphate 3-phosphatidyltransferase, translating to MYLLNLPNVLTILRFFLIPLFVLVFFSSVKYNYLIAIGVFLLSGLTDVLDGFIARRYNMVTEFGKLFDPLADKLMILTVLWCLAYKGYVPSIVFYIILFKELFMIVGSVILYGRIKIVVSANIYGKIATVLLYIAIISLLLNMKISLYILMIAVVFAIFALIVYTVKYLSEYKKLKSTSNE from the coding sequence GTGTATTTATTGAACCTTCCCAATGTGCTTACTATTTTAAGATTCTTTTTAATTCCTCTTTTTGTTTTAGTCTTTTTCTCAAGCGTTAAATACAACTATTTGATAGCAATAGGAGTATTTTTGCTCTCAGGTCTTACTGACGTCTTAGACGGGTTTATTGCTCGTCGTTATAATATGGTAACAGAATTTGGAAAGCTGTTTGACCCACTGGCTGATAAGCTTATGATACTTACCGTTTTATGGTGCTTGGCCTACAAGGGTTATGTTCCTTCTATTGTTTTTTACATTATACTGTTTAAAGAACTCTTTATGATTGTAGGCTCAGTCATTTTATATGGAAGAATAAAGATTGTTGTTTCAGCTAACATATATGGAAAGATTGCTACTGTTTTGCTTTACATTGCTATAATATCTCTTCTCTTGAATATGAAAATATCACTCTACATTTTGATGATAGCAGTGGTATTTGCAATATTTGCGCTTATAGTATACACAGTGAAATATCTAAGTGAATATAAAAAGCTCAAGAGCACCTCCAATGAATAA
- a CDS encoding phage holin family protein — protein sequence MSEKRERRYASWLGIIVRFVVASFMMLLMQIIYPNFVFSNWMVGIALIAAISVVTYIIERITTLYRTPIGRGIIAFLVTFAILYFANMSVPGIKVPFVANLITSFVVGMFDIFLPDRVF from the coding sequence ATGAGTGAAAAAAGAGAGAGAAGATATGCAAGCTGGCTTGGTATCATAGTGAGGTTTGTTGTTGCTTCTTTTATGATGCTCTTAATGCAAATAATCTATCCAAATTTTGTTTTTAGCAACTGGATGGTTGGAATAGCTTTAATTGCTGCGATATCTGTGGTAACATATATAATTGAGAGGATTACTACATTGTACAGAACACCAATAGGAAGAGGGATTATTGCTTTTTTGGTAACTTTTGCTATCTTATATTTTGCCAATATGTCAGTCCCTGGAATAAAGGTACCTTTTGTTGCAAATTTAATAACCTCTTTCGTAGTTGGAATGTTTGATATATTTTTGCCTGACAGAGTATTTTAA
- a CDS encoding AIR synthase family protein — MKIGKIPIEILKEHVFDQKPERSDILLAPAIGEDSAAVDIKSDIAVITMDPITAAGSMIGYLSVVVVCNDLAAAGAEPIGVLCTVLMPPESSQEEFIQILQDIKEACKRFNIQLLGGHSEVSPVVTKPLIVSTGFGKVQRDMLISTSKAKVGDKIIITKTLGIEGTFILYNEKKEKLKTFLTPEEVSEIENYINKLSVIEEGLVARKYASSMHDITEGGLFGAIYEVCNAARKGARIYEEKIVLSSSVKKVSSFYNLNPYKLISSGSMLITTDKENELIYELKEKGIDCCVVGEIIEEPKIEFISSSGEIILIDELPIDEIYKVV; from the coding sequence TTGAAAATAGGAAAAATTCCTATTGAAATATTAAAGGAGCATGTGTTTGACCAAAAACCGGAAAGAAGTGATATTCTTCTTGCACCAGCTATTGGAGAAGACTCAGCAGCAGTTGATATTAAAAGTGATATTGCTGTTATCACAATGGATCCAATAACAGCAGCAGGCAGTATGATTGGATATCTTTCAGTTGTTGTGGTTTGTAATGATTTGGCTGCAGCAGGTGCTGAGCCAATAGGAGTGCTATGTACCGTCCTTATGCCACCAGAAAGTAGCCAAGAAGAGTTTATTCAAATTTTGCAGGATATAAAAGAGGCTTGCAAAAGGTTTAATATACAACTTTTAGGTGGTCACAGTGAAGTATCGCCCGTTGTTACAAAGCCTTTAATTGTGTCAACAGGTTTTGGTAAGGTACAAAGGGACATGCTCATCTCTACCAGTAAAGCAAAAGTGGGTGATAAGATTATCATCACAAAGACATTGGGAATAGAAGGCACATTTATACTTTATAATGAAAAAAAAGAAAAGCTAAAAACATTTCTAACTCCAGAGGAAGTTTCAGAAATAGAGAATTATATCAACAAATTAAGTGTAATTGAAGAAGGCTTGGTTGCAAGAAAATATGCAAGTTCTATGCACGACATCACCGAAGGTGGTCTTTTTGGAGCAATTTATGAGGTTTGCAACGCTGCAAGAAAAGGCGCGAGAATCTATGAGGAAAAAATTGTGTTGAGTAGCAGTGTTAAGAAGGTTTCTTCTTTTTATAATTTAAATCCGTATAAGCTTATCTCAAGTGGAAGTATGTTGATTACTACTGATAAAGAAAATGAGCTTATCTATGAGCTCAAAGAAAAAGGGATTGATTGCTGCGTTGTTGGAGAGATTATTGAAGAACCAAAGATAGAGTTTATAAGTTCAAGCGGTGAGATTATACTTATAGATGAACTACCAATTGATGAAATCTATAAAGTGGTGTAG